In the genome of Chryseobacterium oryzae, one region contains:
- a CDS encoding NADP-dependent isocitrate dehydrogenase, translating into MSEKSKIYYTLTDEAPMLATHSFLPIVKAFTKSANIEIAVPDISLAGRILANFPEFLKDDQKIGDALSELGELATQPDANIIKLPNISASAPQLDAAIAELQSKGFAVPNYPAEPKNDEEKAIKAKYAKVLGSAVNPVLREGNSDRRAPKAVKNYAKANPHRMGDWASDSKTDVAHMESGDFYGTETSTTLENATQYKIVFKGNDGSENTLKDFAPLKAGEIIDSSVMNLNSLKAFVQQAIEEAKNRNVLLSAHLKATMMKISDPIIFGAVVETFFKDVFTKYAETFKALDINPNNGLADLFEKIKGNAQEAEIKADIEAALANGPRVAMVNSDKGITNFHVPSDIIVDASMAALVRGGGKMWNKEGKEEDTVCIIPDRSYAGFYQSVIDDMKAHGKLDPTTMGSVPNVGLMAQKAEEYGSHDKTFQASAEGTIEVLDENGNTLLSQKVEKGDIFRMCQTKDAPIQDWVKLAVNRSRLSDTPAIFWLDKGRAHDREIIKKVEKYLKDYDTTGLDIRIMDVKDAMTETLKRAREGKDTISVSGNVLRDYLTDLFPILELGTSAKMLSIVPLMNGGGLFETGAGGSAPKHIEQFLEEGYLRWDSLGEFLALQASLEHLAQTQNNTKSQVLADALDEANAKFLATDKSPARKVGQIDNRGSHFYLAMYWAEALANQTADAELAKQFVPVAQAMKENEEVINAELIGAQGKPQNIEGYYKPDTYKTYAAMRPSTVLNEIIDGI; encoded by the coding sequence ATGTCAGAAAAATCAAAAATCTATTACACCCTTACAGATGAGGCTCCAATGTTGGCAACACATTCGTTTTTACCTATTGTAAAAGCTTTTACAAAATCAGCAAACATCGAGATCGCTGTCCCGGATATTTCTTTGGCAGGAAGAATCTTAGCCAATTTCCCAGAATTTTTGAAAGACGATCAGAAGATCGGTGATGCTTTGTCAGAATTGGGAGAGCTTGCTACTCAGCCTGATGCAAACATCATCAAATTACCCAATATTTCCGCATCTGCACCACAATTAGACGCAGCTATTGCAGAATTACAATCTAAAGGCTTTGCTGTTCCCAACTATCCTGCAGAACCTAAAAATGATGAGGAAAAAGCCATTAAAGCTAAATATGCCAAAGTATTAGGAAGTGCTGTAAACCCTGTATTGAGAGAAGGAAATTCTGACAGACGTGCTCCGAAAGCCGTGAAAAATTATGCTAAAGCAAATCCTCACAGAATGGGCGATTGGGCATCTGACAGCAAAACTGATGTTGCCCACATGGAAAGCGGAGATTTCTACGGAACAGAAACTTCTACCACTTTAGAAAATGCTACTCAATATAAAATCGTTTTCAAAGGAAATGACGGTTCAGAAAATACATTAAAAGATTTCGCTCCTTTAAAAGCGGGTGAAATTATCGATTCTTCTGTGATGAATCTTAATTCTTTAAAAGCATTCGTTCAGCAAGCTATTGAAGAAGCTAAAAACAGAAACGTACTTCTTTCTGCTCACCTTAAAGCTACGATGATGAAAATCTCCGATCCTATTATCTTCGGAGCTGTTGTAGAAACTTTCTTCAAAGATGTTTTCACTAAATATGCCGAAACTTTCAAGGCTTTAGACATCAACCCAAACAACGGTCTTGCCGATCTTTTCGAAAAAATAAAAGGCAATGCTCAGGAAGCTGAAATTAAAGCAGATATTGAAGCGGCTTTGGCAAACGGACCAAGAGTAGCTATGGTAAATTCTGACAAAGGAATAACCAACTTCCATGTTCCTTCTGATATTATCGTAGATGCATCAATGGCTGCTTTGGTAAGAGGAGGCGGTAAAATGTGGAACAAAGAAGGAAAAGAAGAAGATACCGTTTGTATTATTCCGGATCGTTCTTATGCAGGTTTCTATCAGTCTGTGATTGATGATATGAAAGCTCACGGAAAATTGGACCCTACTACTATGGGATCTGTTCCAAACGTAGGTTTAATGGCTCAAAAAGCTGAAGAATATGGTTCTCACGACAAAACTTTCCAGGCTTCTGCGGAAGGAACCATAGAAGTTCTGGACGAAAACGGAAATACTCTGCTTTCTCAGAAAGTTGAAAAAGGTGATATTTTCAGAATGTGCCAAACGAAAGATGCTCCAATTCAGGACTGGGTAAAATTGGCTGTAAACAGATCCAGATTATCCGACACTCCTGCAATTTTCTGGCTTGATAAAGGAAGAGCTCACGACAGAGAAATCATCAAAAAAGTTGAAAAATACTTAAAAGATTACGATACAACAGGTCTTGACATCAGAATTATGGATGTAAAAGATGCTATGACCGAAACTTTAAAAAGAGCAAGAGAAGGAAAAGATACCATTTCTGTTTCCGGAAACGTACTGAGAGATTATCTTACCGATCTTTTCCCAATTCTTGAACTTGGAACTTCTGCCAAAATGCTTTCTATTGTTCCGTTGATGAATGGTGGTGGCCTTTTTGAAACAGGAGCCGGAGGTTCTGCACCAAAACATATTGAGCAGTTCTTAGAAGAAGGTTATCTGAGATGGGATTCTTTAGGTGAATTCCTTGCATTACAGGCATCTTTAGAGCATTTGGCACAGACTCAGAACAATACAAAATCTCAGGTTTTGGCTGATGCACTGGATGAAGCAAATGCTAAGTTCTTAGCTACTGATAAATCTCCTGCAAGAAAAGTTGGACAAATCGACAACAGAGGTTCTCACTTTTATTTGGCAATGTATTGGGCTGAAGCTTTAGCAAACCAAACTGCAGATGCTGAATTAGCTAAACAGTTTGTTCCTGTTGCTCAGGCAATGAAAGAAAACGAAGAAGTTATTAATGCTGAACTTATTGGGGCACAAGGTAAACCGCAAAACATTGAAGGTTATTACAAACCTGATACTTACAAAACGTATGCAGCTATGAGACCAAGTACAGTTTTGAATGAAATTATCGACGGAATTTAA
- the tpx gene encoding thiol peroxidase translates to MSNITLKGNPVHTKGSLPSVGTTVKDFNLVDSSLNVKTLESFQGKKKVFNIFPSIDTPTCASSARQFNEQASALENTVVINVSKDLPFALGRFCAAEGLKNVETLSDFRSSFGDDYELTIEDSPLKGLLSRAVIVTDENNKVLYTEQVAEIADEPNYDAALEALK, encoded by the coding sequence ATGTCCAATATTACCTTAAAAGGAAACCCAGTACATACAAAAGGAAGTTTGCCATCTGTAGGAACTACAGTAAAAGATTTTAATCTTGTAGATTCTTCGCTGAATGTAAAAACACTGGAGAGTTTTCAAGGAAAGAAAAAAGTATTTAATATTTTCCCAAGTATAGATACACCTACATGTGCATCTTCTGCAAGACAGTTTAACGAGCAGGCTTCAGCTTTAGAAAATACAGTGGTTATTAATGTTTCCAAAGATTTACCTTTTGCTTTGGGCAGATTCTGTGCAGCGGAAGGATTAAAGAATGTTGAAACTTTATCAGATTTCAGAAGTAGTTTTGGGGATGATTATGAACTGACAATTGAAGATTCTCCTCTAAAAGGTCTTTTGAGTCGTGCTGTAATCGTAACAGATGAAAACAATAAAGTTCTTTATACAGAACAGGTTGCTGAAATTGCTGATGAACCTAATTACGATGCTGCTTTAGAAGCATTAAAATAA
- a CDS encoding DUF763 domain-containing protein — protein MKRSGTATLPLHYGKVPPWLYERMSVLGLSIVEVILADYGKNEVLKRLADPFWFQSFGAVMGMDWHSSGITTSVMGALKRSINPNSKELGLYICGGKGRFSKETPNELLVIADKTGLNGNELVRASKLSAKVDNTAIQDGYQLYLHNFILSDEGNWSVVQQGMNDSDGTARRYHWHSENLESFVDAPHKGIQGINRGNILNLTATEAEENRKGILDISHTSSEKIMQDFANLILPSHHDVRASDVDLKKLGTLLYMTRETQPENFEELLLLKGVGPRTLQSLALVSEVIHGAPSRFKDPARFSFAHGGKDGHPFPVPIHVYDETISILKKGIEKSKLGNSDKLKSINKLHTIISEAEKKFTPNFNIDDVIEEERQNSWRFGGKTVFGDAEKPSPPKPIQLSLF, from the coding sequence ATGAAACGTTCCGGAACTGCAACATTACCGCTTCATTATGGAAAAGTACCGCCTTGGCTGTATGAACGTATGTCTGTTCTCGGACTTTCTATTGTTGAGGTAATTCTTGCCGATTACGGTAAAAATGAAGTTTTGAAAAGACTGGCAGATCCTTTCTGGTTTCAAAGCTTTGGTGCAGTAATGGGGATGGATTGGCATTCTTCAGGAATTACAACTTCAGTAATGGGTGCGCTAAAAAGGAGTATAAATCCTAATTCTAAAGAACTGGGGCTTTATATTTGCGGAGGTAAAGGCAGGTTTTCAAAAGAAACTCCAAATGAATTATTGGTGATTGCCGATAAAACAGGATTGAATGGAAACGAATTGGTTAGAGCCAGCAAATTATCTGCAAAAGTAGATAATACAGCTATTCAGGATGGTTACCAGTTGTATCTTCATAATTTTATTTTGTCGGATGAAGGAAACTGGTCGGTGGTGCAGCAGGGTATGAACGATTCCGATGGTACAGCGAGGCGTTACCATTGGCATTCTGAAAATTTAGAATCTTTTGTTGATGCTCCACATAAAGGGATTCAGGGAATTAATAGAGGAAATATTCTCAATTTAACAGCTACTGAAGCAGAGGAAAACAGAAAAGGTATTTTGGATATTTCTCATACCAGTTCAGAAAAAATAATGCAGGATTTTGCCAATCTTATTTTGCCATCTCATCATGATGTACGTGCTTCTGATGTCGATTTAAAAAAATTGGGAACTCTTTTGTATATGACCAGAGAAACGCAGCCGGAAAATTTCGAGGAATTACTTTTATTAAAAGGAGTAGGTCCCAGAACATTGCAAAGTCTTGCGTTGGTGAGTGAAGTAATTCATGGGGCGCCATCAAGATTTAAAGATCCTGCAAGATTTTCTTTTGCACATGGCGGTAAAGATGGGCATCCTTTTCCTGTTCCTATTCATGTGTATGATGAAACAATTTCAATTCTGAAAAAAGGAATTGAGAAGTCTAAACTTGGAAATTCAGATAAATTAAAATCAATTAATAAGCTTCATACCATTATTTCTGAAGCTGAAAAAAAATTTACACCCAATTTTAATATCGATGATGTTATAGAAGAAGAACGGCAAAACTCTTGGCGTTTTGGTGGTAAAACCGTTTTTGGTGACGCTGAAAAACCTTCTCCTCCAAAACCTATTCAGTTATCTTTGTTTTAA